The proteins below come from a single Thermincola ferriacetica genomic window:
- a CDS encoding nucleotidyltransferase domain-containing protein, which yields MAPKQAEIIIDRYIKLLRSKNIRIDKAILFGSYAAGKADEDSDIDLAVIGPDFGKDRIEETVRLKELAEEIDYDLSPRPYSTEQNKKAGRGDFLHDEIIEKGKIITPT from the coding sequence ATGGCTCCAAAGCAGGCTGAAATAATTATCGACCGATACATCAAACTATTGCGAAGCAAAAATATAAGGATTGACAAAGCGATACTGTTCGGGTCATACGCTGCCGGCAAAGCTGATGAGGACAGCGACATAGACCTGGCGGTCATAGGCCCTGACTTCGGCAAGGACAGGATAGAAGAAACGGTACGCCTGAAGGAGCTGGCAGAGGAGATAGACTACGACCTGTCACCGAGGCCGTATTCTACCGAACAGAACAAAAAAGCAGGCCGGGGAGATTTTCTCCACGATGAGATAATAGAAAAAGGCAAAATAATAACCCCAACCTGA